Proteins found in one Bdellovibrionales bacterium genomic segment:
- the mprF gene encoding bifunctional lysylphosphatidylglycerol flippase/synthetase MprF, translating to MSKTSSSLFILLRLVFIGVCLYAAHQLLSDVQPRDIWDYVLSLPAWKLGTALLCVACSYAALVFYDVLGCRYAQANVPFLSIAATAALANAISNAVGFALLSGGAVRLRCYKALGVSGQAVVKISLFCTATFLLGLTLAASLGLIFDTRLFVDWLGIGEAETRWIGACLLLICLALPSFVHKRRLVQWGEGKIALPSSSIVWAQYAVGLVDILATGAVAYLLLPADHAFGFLAFISLFSAALWLGLISHVPGGLGVFEAVMLGGLGNQMPTGSLLGALLLYRVLYYVLPFVVASAVVVMVEGKAVVRHVADNVSLPARVIMWMTKTFLPTLLAVLVAFSGVVLLISGTTPAADGRIEWLVHYFPMGLIEGSHLMGSVVGFAMLFVAHGIYNRYDSAYPTALLLLASGLFFSLTKGFDYEEAAFMAVIFCLVALSRRAFYRPSKISMMELSLGWWLFIAVTLAIIVWLLFFAYKQVDYDEYLWWKITLGLEGDASRSLRSTLVVVAVAFAVGVHQFFRPSRPLAPPPSAEEMEIVRRLARQASTTNAFLALTGDKHFLFSPHHDAFIMFGQTHRSLIAMGDPIGNPTSFPALIWRLRELADRHQRRLAFYQVGTKHLTHYIDSGMQFARLGEEARLDLKDFTLEGGRYKQIRQNLTRGEHQNLTFEIVPMEGVAQIEPALHAISDQWLTEKKTREKTFSLGAYRASYIEQFPVAVVRYQGRIVAFANVWALDEKQELSVDLMRHAVDAPQGTMDFLFGSMLVWGKEQGYAYFNLGMAPMVGFLSHRLAPLWTRWGAFIYTHGESFYNFKGLYSFKNKYHPVWRPRYLAFAGGSVLSLLLEVAILIAGGIKGLFRK from the coding sequence ATGAGCAAAACATCCTCTTCTCTTTTTATCCTTTTGCGCTTGGTTTTTATCGGTGTGTGCCTGTATGCCGCGCACCAATTATTGAGCGATGTTCAGCCGCGCGACATTTGGGACTACGTCCTGTCTTTGCCCGCGTGGAAACTTGGCACGGCGCTGCTGTGCGTTGCGTGCAGTTATGCTGCGCTGGTGTTTTATGACGTTCTAGGTTGCCGCTATGCGCAGGCGAACGTCCCCTTTCTTTCCATTGCCGCGACGGCAGCGTTGGCCAACGCCATCAGCAACGCTGTTGGGTTTGCCCTTTTAAGTGGCGGCGCGGTCAGGCTGCGTTGTTATAAGGCGCTTGGTGTGTCGGGTCAGGCCGTGGTGAAAATCAGCCTGTTTTGCACGGCGACGTTTTTGTTGGGGCTTACGCTCGCGGCCTCACTGGGGCTTATTTTCGATACGCGGCTGTTTGTTGACTGGCTGGGAATTGGCGAGGCCGAAACGCGATGGATTGGGGCTTGTCTGCTGTTGATTTGTCTTGCTTTGCCAAGTTTTGTTCATAAAAGGCGGCTTGTTCAGTGGGGCGAGGGGAAAATAGCCCTGCCTTCATCGTCCATTGTGTGGGCGCAATATGCCGTGGGTCTTGTGGATATTTTGGCAACGGGCGCTGTGGCGTATCTCTTACTTCCTGCCGATCATGCCTTTGGGTTTCTGGCCTTTATCAGCCTTTTTAGCGCGGCGTTGTGGTTGGGGCTTATTAGTCATGTGCCCGGAGGTCTAGGCGTTTTCGAAGCCGTGATGCTGGGCGGACTAGGTAATCAAATGCCGACAGGAAGCCTGCTTGGCGCGCTTTTGCTCTATCGCGTCTTGTACTATGTGCTTCCTTTTGTGGTGGCCTCTGCTGTTGTCGTGATGGTCGAGGGTAAAGCGGTGGTGCGGCATGTTGCTGATAATGTCAGCTTGCCCGCCCGCGTCATTATGTGGATGACAAAAACCTTTTTGCCGACCTTACTGGCCGTTCTCGTCGCCTTTTCCGGTGTTGTCCTTTTGATTTCTGGAACAACGCCAGCGGCGGATGGCCGCATCGAATGGTTGGTTCATTACTTTCCGATGGGGCTAATCGAAGGCTCGCATCTTATGGGCTCAGTCGTTGGCTTCGCGATGCTTTTTGTCGCGCATGGCATCTATAATCGGTATGACAGCGCCTATCCCACCGCGCTCTTGCTGTTGGCGAGCGGACTGTTCTTTTCGTTGACCAAAGGCTTTGACTACGAAGAGGCCGCGTTTATGGCGGTTATCTTTTGCCTTGTGGCTCTTTCACGCCGCGCGTTTTATCGGCCTAGCAAGATTTCCATGATGGAGCTTAGTCTTGGCTGGTGGCTCTTTATCGCGGTAACGCTGGCGATCATCGTCTGGCTTTTGTTCTTTGCCTATAAGCAAGTCGATTACGACGAATACCTCTGGTGGAAAATCACCTTGGGGCTTGAGGGCGATGCCTCGCGCTCGCTTCGCAGCACGCTTGTGGTTGTGGCCGTGGCCTTTGCGGTTGGCGTGCATCAGTTCTTCCGCCCGTCTCGCCCTCTTGCTCCGCCCCCTAGCGCTGAGGAGATGGAAATTGTGCGCCGTCTTGCCCGTCAGGCTTCAACCACGAACGCTTTTTTGGCGCTGACGGGGGATAAGCACTTTCTGTTTTCGCCCCATCATGACGCCTTTATTATGTTCGGGCAAACGCATCGTAGTCTGATCGCCATGGGGGATCCCATCGGTAATCCGACAAGTTTTCCGGCGCTGATTTGGCGTCTGCGCGAGTTGGCCGACCGGCACCAACGCAGGCTGGCTTTTTATCAGGTTGGGACGAAGCATCTCACCCATTATATTGACAGCGGCATGCAGTTTGCGCGGCTGGGCGAGGAAGCGCGCCTCGACCTTAAAGATTTTACGCTGGAGGGTGGGCGTTATAAGCAGATTCGCCAGAACCTAACACGGGGCGAGCACCAGAACCTGACGTTTGAGATTGTACCTATGGAGGGCGTCGCGCAGATTGAGCCAGCGTTGCACGCGATTTCCGATCAATGGCTGACCGAAAAGAAAACACGTGAGAAAACTTTTTCGCTGGGTGCTTATCGTGCGTCTTATATCGAGCAGTTTCCCGTTGCCGTAGTGCGCTACCAAGGGCGCATCGTGGCGTTTGCCAATGTTTGGGCTTTGGATGAAAAGCAAGAGTTGAGCGTTGATTTGATGCGTCACGCCGTTGACGCGCCGCAAGGAACGATGGATTTTCTGTTTGGGAGCATGCTGGTTTGGGGTAAGGAACAAGGCTATGCCTATTTTAACCTTGGCATGGCCCCCATGGTCGGGTTTTTATCGCACCGCCTTGCGCCGCTCTGGACAAGGTGGGGTGCTTTTATTTATACCCATGGCGAAAGTTTCTATAACTTTAAAGGGCTCTATTCCTTTAAGAACAAGTATCATCCGGTCTGGCGGCCACGGTATTTGGCGTTTGCAGGCGGATCGGTTCTCTCGCTCCTTCTTGAAGTGGCCATCTTGATCGCGGGCGGTATCAAAGGGTTATTTAGAAAATGA
- a CDS encoding BrnA antitoxin family protein: MTKSTSYKTYDDDAPLTKTELRRLRPAREVDPELVAAHKAGTLKRGRGRPPSSNKTPISIRVDNDVLEFFKAKGAGWQTRMGDALRAFVDVAR, translated from the coding sequence ATGACGAAATCCACTAGCTATAAGACTTATGACGACGATGCCCCTTTGACAAAGACCGAGTTGAGAAGGCTTCGTCCGGCCCGCGAAGTCGATCCTGAGTTGGTCGCGGCTCATAAGGCAGGAACGCTAAAGCGCGGGCGAGGACGCCCGCCCTCGTCCAACAAAACGCCCATCAGCATTCGGGTCGATAACGACGTGCTGGAATTCTTCAAGGCCAAAGGTGCGGGATGGCAAACGCGCATGGGGGATGCTCTACGCGCCTTCGTGGACGTGGCACGTTAA
- a CDS encoding GtrA family protein, with translation MSLFCSLSRLSRHPTTIQFLKFGIIGLIGFVVDTAFLYIGIGALGLGRIAAGFFAFPFAVTVTWIGNRLFTFRDHEHEPMAQQWAKFAAVCAVGIVFNRGTYTLMVSLIPLVYAYPVLGLLGGTAAGMFFNFFASKRLVFGQKTAPKR, from the coding sequence ATGTCACTTTTCTGCTCTTTATCCCGTCTTTCGCGCCACCCCACAACCATCCAATTCCTGAAATTCGGGATTATTGGCCTGATCGGCTTTGTCGTTGATACGGCCTTTTTATATATCGGGATTGGGGCTTTGGGGCTGGGGCGCATTGCCGCAGGCTTTTTTGCCTTTCCCTTTGCTGTCACGGTGACATGGATAGGCAACCGCCTCTTCACCTTCCGCGATCATGAGCATGAGCCCATGGCGCAGCAGTGGGCAAAGTTCGCCGCCGTTTGCGCGGTGGGCATCGTGTTCAATCGCGGCACTTATACGCTGATGGTCAGCCTGATCCCCTTGGTCTATGCCTATCCCGTTTTGGGCCTTTTGGGCGGCACGGCGGCGGGTATGTTCTTTAATTTCTTCGCATCCAAACGGCTTGTTTTCGGTCAAAAAACAGCACCCAAGCGATAG
- the infC gene encoding translation initiation factor IF-3 has translation MPAPFFLTIMRRLRHGLLCINKRGDTSIARPPLSGSRPEGPVRRDKEEGPRVNGAIIAKQIRVIDSDGEMLGLMSVRDAMAKAEETGLDLVEISPGAEPPVCKILDYGKYRFELQKKAAEARKKQKVVELKEIKLRPGIDDHDFNIKMKNSRTFLEEGDKVKITLRFRGREMAHQDIAQALLKRVRELLDDVGKVVSEPSFEGRQIVMIIAPK, from the coding sequence TTGCCAGCCCCCTTTTTTTTGACCATCATGCGCCGCCTAAGGCATGGTTTATTATGCATCAACAAAAGAGGAGATACGTCCATCGCTCGTCCACCTTTATCCGGATCACGCCCCGAAGGGCCCGTCCGGCGCGACAAAGAAGAAGGCCCCCGCGTTAATGGAGCCATTATTGCCAAACAAATTCGTGTCATCGATAGCGACGGAGAAATGCTCGGTCTTATGAGCGTGCGTGATGCTATGGCCAAAGCGGAAGAGACAGGATTGGATCTTGTCGAGATTTCGCCCGGAGCCGAGCCGCCCGTCTGTAAAATCCTCGATTACGGTAAATATCGTTTCGAACTGCAGAAGAAAGCCGCCGAAGCCCGCAAAAAGCAAAAGGTCGTTGAGCTGAAAGAAATCAAGCTCCGTCCGGGGATCGACGATCATGACTTCAACATCAAAATGAAAAACTCGCGCACCTTTTTGGAAGAGGGCGACAAGGTCAAGATCACCTTGCGTTTTCGTGGCCGCGAGATGGCTCACCAAGACATCGCGCAGGCTTTGCTTAAGCGCGTGCGTGAGCTTTTGGACGATGTGGGTAAGGTCGTGTCCGAACCCAGCTTCGAAGGCCGTCAGATTGTGATGATCATCGCGCCGAAGTAA
- a CDS encoding alpha/beta fold hydrolase, translating into MRKSLFLLFLLWASPAWASIPTPVTIPYFGSSWFYKPDEGPSIGFVAVLSPSTGWDEQTAHTARHLAHEGYAVLGLDAKVFEASTKGSDAECVYPSGLIEEAAQDLQKTPDHPMYHRPLIVGLGDSGILAATTMLQALPGTYKGALAPQFCAASAVSKLLCLGSRMVRQDKAYRLAKSGVVKADEGLFLAAQEGCGVDSSTWPVQASDDARSFIDDGLKKLQAKKQAEAIDALKDLPLEYLPAEDNDWLVILISGDGGWRDIDRQIGEKMQKAGYAVIGIDSLRYFWNEKTPAETAAMLDRVVAEAQQAWNKRRVALIGYSFGADLLPFAITQMKTASHVSFMGLLGFTRYALFEITAGSFVGIGDTRYDNKEQIKKIPPSIKTLCVYGQSENADDDDSESLCPALHQPQVETLGLSGGHHFDGDYQGLTQQLIDRIKQRP; encoded by the coding sequence ATGAGAAAATCTCTTTTTTTGCTTTTCCTTCTTTGGGCGAGTCCCGCATGGGCGTCAATTCCTACGCCTGTGACAATCCCCTATTTTGGGTCTAGCTGGTTTTATAAGCCTGACGAAGGCCCATCGATTGGGTTTGTTGCCGTGCTGTCTCCTTCAACAGGTTGGGACGAACAAACCGCGCATACGGCACGGCATCTGGCGCACGAGGGCTATGCCGTCTTGGGACTGGACGCCAAAGTCTTTGAAGCCAGCACGAAGGGATCCGATGCGGAATGCGTTTATCCTTCCGGCTTGATTGAGGAAGCTGCACAGGATCTTCAAAAAACGCCCGATCATCCGATGTATCACCGTCCTCTTATCGTTGGTCTTGGCGATAGCGGTATTTTGGCGGCGACCACCATGCTGCAAGCGCTTCCCGGAACGTATAAGGGGGCGCTAGCGCCTCAGTTCTGCGCTGCCTCCGCTGTTTCCAAACTGCTGTGTCTGGGCTCTCGCATGGTTCGTCAAGATAAAGCCTATCGCTTGGCGAAAAGCGGTGTCGTCAAGGCGGATGAGGGGTTGTTTCTGGCTGCGCAGGAAGGGTGCGGGGTGGATTCCTCGACGTGGCCTGTTCAGGCCTCTGACGACGCGCGTTCTTTTATCGATGACGGCTTGAAAAAGCTTCAGGCCAAAAAACAGGCAGAGGCCATTGACGCCTTAAAAGACTTGCCGCTTGAGTATCTTCCTGCCGAGGATAATGACTGGCTTGTTATCCTGATTTCTGGTGATGGCGGTTGGCGCGACATTGATCGCCAGATCGGCGAGAAAATGCAAAAGGCTGGTTATGCTGTCATCGGGATTGATAGCCTGCGCTATTTCTGGAACGAAAAAACGCCTGCTGAAACGGCGGCCATGCTGGATCGCGTTGTGGCAGAGGCGCAGCAAGCGTGGAACAAGCGGCGCGTTGCGCTGATCGGCTATTCCTTTGGCGCTGACTTGTTGCCTTTTGCGATTACACAGATGAAAACGGCCAGCCACGTTTCGTTCATGGGGCTGCTCGGCTTCACGCGCTATGCGTTGTTTGAAATTACGGCGGGCAGTTTTGTGGGCATCGGCGACACCCGTTACGACAACAAGGAACAGATCAAGAAAATCCCCCCCTCGATTAAAACCCTTTGCGTTTATGGGCAGAGCGAAAACGCCGATGATGATGATTCCGAGAGCCTGTGTCCCGCTCTTCACCAGCCACAGGTCGAGACGCTGGGACTATCCGGTGGTCATCACTTTGACGGCGATTATCAAGGCCTGACGCAGCAGCTGATCGACCGGATCAAACAACGTCCTTAG
- the thrS gene encoding threonine--tRNA ligase encodes MSNLATTAAQEPLSFTLPDGSVKSLPSPVTGLELATSIGAGLAKAALAVKLNGTTLDLARTLETSGKVEIITRKSPEALELIRHDTSHVMAEAVQELFPGTQVTIGPSIENGFYYDFARDEPFSTEDFPKIEEKMREIMKRNAPLERKVMSRADAIAHFEAKGEKYKVELIRDLPEDQTITLYTQGAWGDLCRGPHLPSTGTIGTAFKLTKLAGAYWRGDSKNAVLQRIYGTAWRDDKELEAYLMMIEEAEKRDHRKLGRELDLYHFQDEAPGSVFWHQKGWAVYRCLEAYMRRRQDATGYIEVKTPQLYDSSLFKASGHWDMYGDKMFKVQIAKSDEEGSRDEVLGLKPMNCPGHAQIFKQGIKSYRDLPIRMAEFGNCHRNEAHGAMHGLLRVRQMTQDDGHIFCTEAQIMGESLQFCKLVEETYTDMGFTIHRVRLATRPDVRGGSDEVWDKAEGAMHAALKGAGLEYDLNEGDGAFYGPKIEFYLRDAIGREWQCGTLQCDFVLPERLDIAYVAEDGQKHRPVMLHRATLGTFHRFMGVLVEHYAGKFPFWMAPVQVVICTITNDAYAYAEEVYKKLLDAGLRVQIDLRSEKINSKIRDHSLQKIPAILVVGKKEAEGQSVAIRRLDGPAQEVVGLIEATQRLVKEATPPDLLRK; translated from the coding sequence ATGAGCAACCTAGCAACCACAGCGGCGCAAGAGCCGCTTTCCTTTACCCTGCCTGACGGTAGCGTAAAGTCACTTCCCTCCCCCGTTACTGGGCTGGAGCTGGCGACGAGCATCGGCGCCGGTCTGGCCAAGGCGGCGCTTGCCGTTAAACTGAACGGCACGACGCTGGATTTGGCGCGAACGCTTGAGACAAGCGGCAAGGTTGAGATTATCACGCGCAAATCGCCCGAGGCGCTTGAGCTGATCCGCCACGATACCTCTCATGTGATGGCTGAAGCGGTGCAGGAGCTTTTTCCCGGCACGCAAGTGACCATCGGGCCGTCGATTGAGAACGGCTTTTACTATGACTTTGCGCGCGATGAGCCGTTCTCGACCGAGGATTTCCCGAAGATCGAAGAAAAAATGCGCGAGATTATGAAGCGCAATGCGCCGCTTGAACGCAAGGTGATGAGCCGCGCGGACGCTATCGCGCATTTCGAAGCGAAGGGCGAAAAGTACAAGGTTGAGTTGATCCGCGACCTTCCTGAAGACCAAACCATCACGCTTTATACGCAAGGCGCGTGGGGCGATCTGTGCCGTGGGCCTCACTTGCCTTCGACGGGCACGATTGGCACGGCGTTTAAGCTGACGAAGCTCGCGGGCGCGTACTGGCGCGGCGACAGCAAGAACGCGGTTTTGCAGCGCATCTATGGCACGGCGTGGCGCGATGATAAGGAGCTGGAAGCCTATCTGATGATGATCGAGGAAGCCGAAAAGCGCGATCATCGCAAACTGGGGCGTGAGCTTGACCTCTATCACTTCCAAGACGAAGCGCCCGGCTCGGTCTTCTGGCATCAAAAGGGCTGGGCGGTTTATCGCTGCCTAGAGGCCTATATGCGCCGCCGTCAGGATGCGACGGGCTATATTGAGGTCAAGACGCCACAGCTTTACGATAGCTCACTGTTTAAGGCATCGGGCCATTGGGATATGTATGGCGACAAGATGTTCAAGGTGCAGATTGCCAAGTCGGATGAGGAAGGCTCTCGCGATGAGGTTCTGGGGCTTAAGCCGATGAACTGTCCGGGCCACGCTCAAATCTTTAAGCAGGGGATCAAGAGTTATCGCGATCTGCCCATTCGTATGGCCGAGTTTGGAAACTGCCATCGCAACGAAGCGCATGGCGCGATGCACGGCCTTTTGCGTGTGCGCCAGATGACGCAGGATGACGGCCATATTTTCTGCACCGAGGCGCAGATTATGGGCGAGAGCCTTCAGTTTTGTAAGCTGGTGGAGGAAACCTATACGGATATGGGCTTCACGATCCATCGCGTTCGCCTTGCCACGCGCCCTGATGTGCGCGGCGGCTCGGACGAGGTGTGGGACAAAGCCGAAGGCGCGATGCACGCAGCGCTGAAAGGCGCAGGGCTTGAATACGATTTGAATGAAGGCGACGGCGCGTTCTATGGCCCGAAGATTGAGTTTTATCTTCGCGACGCCATCGGGCGCGAATGGCAATGCGGCACGCTGCAATGCGACTTCGTTTTGCCAGAGCGTCTCGACATCGCCTATGTTGCGGAAGATGGTCAAAAGCATCGTCCCGTCATGCTGCACCGTGCAACGTTGGGCACGTTCCATCGCTTTATGGGCGTGCTGGTCGAACACTATGCAGGCAAGTTCCCGTTCTGGATGGCGCCTGTCCAAGTCGTCATCTGCACGATCACGAATGATGCCTATGCCTATGCGGAGGAGGTTTATAAAAAACTCCTTGATGCAGGGCTGCGCGTTCAGATCGATCTGCGCTCTGAGAAGATCAATTCTAAGATCCGCGACCATTCTTTGCAGAAAATCCCTGCGATTCTGGTGGTTGGCAAGAAGGAAGCGGAGGGCCAAAGCGTGGCTATTCGCCGTCTGGATGGGCCAGCGCAGGAGGTCGTGGGGCTGATTGAGGCCACCCAAAGACTGGTCAAAGAAGCCACACCGCCCGATTTATTGCGCAAATAA
- a CDS encoding BrnT family toxin, with translation MEFEWNENKNAANIGRHKISFDAVFDFDWAHALITDRTRHADGEPRFAAIGILYGKIYTIIYTHREERRRIISLRRSNKPEEKAYDEIH, from the coding sequence ATGGAATTTGAGTGGAACGAGAATAAGAACGCGGCGAACATCGGACGTCACAAGATCAGCTTTGATGCTGTCTTTGACTTCGATTGGGCGCATGCGCTTATAACGGATCGCACAAGGCATGCGGATGGAGAGCCGCGCTTTGCGGCAATCGGCATTCTCTATGGGAAAATTTATACGATCATTTATACCCATCGCGAAGAGCGCCGCCGGATTATTAGCCTTCGTCGATCCAACAAACCTGAGGAGAAGGCCTATGACGAAATCCACTAG